In bacterium, the following are encoded in one genomic region:
- a CDS encoding adenosylhomocysteinase, whose product MSTKLAEGTNYKVADLKLADQGRMKIDWAESRMPVLMVLREEHAAAHSLQGMKIAGCLHVTKETAVLIETLAAAGADICWSGCNPLSTQDDVAAALAATGTSIYAWHGMDTDAFYWCIDRTLDFGPTLTLDDGADLIFSVHNRHPDRIAGIIGGTEETTTGIHRLRAMARDGALKYPVIAVNDAETKWDFDNVYGTGQSSIDGIIRATSVLLAGKNFVVAGYGHCGKGCAMRAAGLGANVIATEVKATAALKATLEGHVVLPMDEAARVGDIFITATGMKDVIVRRHFETMRDGAIICNTGHYDCEINIDDLEALAVAKREIRPNCEEYVMADGRRIYLLAQGRLVNLAAAEGHPSEVMDMSFANQFLSMVRLAREGEDLTIDVHDIPAAQDQRIAGIKLETMGLSMDVLTEEQILYADDYSAGT is encoded by the coding sequence ATGAGCACGAAGCTCGCCGAAGGCACCAACTACAAGGTCGCCGACCTGAAACTGGCCGACCAGGGCCGCATGAAGATCGACTGGGCCGAGTCCCGCATGCCGGTGCTGATGGTCTTGCGCGAGGAACACGCCGCGGCGCATTCGCTGCAGGGCATGAAGATCGCCGGCTGCCTGCACGTCACCAAGGAGACGGCGGTGCTGATCGAGACGCTGGCCGCCGCCGGCGCCGACATCTGCTGGAGCGGCTGCAACCCCCTGTCGACCCAGGACGACGTGGCCGCCGCCCTGGCCGCCACCGGCACCTCCATCTACGCGTGGCACGGCATGGACACCGACGCGTTCTACTGGTGCATCGACCGCACCCTGGACTTCGGGCCCACGCTGACCCTGGACGACGGCGCCGACCTGATCTTCTCCGTGCACAACCGGCACCCGGACCGGATCGCGGGCATCATCGGCGGCACCGAGGAGACCACCACCGGCATCCATCGCCTGCGCGCCATGGCCCGCGACGGCGCCCTGAAGTACCCGGTCATCGCGGTGAACGACGCCGAGACCAAGTGGGATTTCGACAACGTGTACGGCACCGGCCAGTCGAGCATCGACGGCATCATCCGCGCCACGAGCGTGCTGCTGGCGGGCAAGAACTTCGTGGTCGCCGGCTACGGCCACTGCGGCAAGGGATGCGCCATGCGCGCCGCCGGCCTGGGCGCCAACGTCATCGCCACCGAGGTGAAGGCCACCGCCGCCCTGAAGGCCACGCTCGAGGGCCACGTGGTGCTGCCCATGGACGAGGCCGCCCGCGTCGGCGACATCTTCATCACCGCCACCGGCATGAAGGACGTGATCGTCAGGCGCCACTTCGAGACCATGCGCGACGGCGCCATCATCTGCAACACGGGCCACTACGACTGCGAGATCAACATCGACGACCTCGAGGCGCTGGCCGTCGCGAAGCGCGAGATCCGCCCCAATTGCGAGGAGTACGTCATGGCCGACGGCCGGCGCATCTACCTGCTGGCCCAGGGCCGCCTGGTGAACCTGGCCGCCGCCGAGGGCCACCCCTCCGAGGTGATGGACATGTCGTTCGCCAACCAGTTCCTCTCGATGGTGCGCCTGGCGCGCGAGGGCGAGGACCTGACGATAGACGTGCACGACATCCCCGCGGCGCAGGACCAGCGCATCGCCGGCATCAAGCTGGAGACAATGGGCCTGTCCATGGACGTGCTCACCGAGGAGCAGATCCTCTACGCCGACGACTACTCGGCCGGCACCTGA